GATCACCAAGACCATGGAGGGCGTCGTTACTTCTTGGAACGCGGCGGCCGAGCGGATTTTCGGATATGCCGCGGAGGAAGCGGTCGGTCGTTCGATCACGATGATCATTCCGCCGGAATTACAGCATGAAGAGGCACTTATTCAGGCACGACTGCGTCGCGGAGAACGGATCGAACACTTCGAAACAAGGCGTATCGCCAAAGGTGGCCGCGCGCTCAACGTCTCATTGACGATTTCACCCGTGCGCGACGCGGGGGGCAACGTGATCGGGGCGTCGAAAGTGGCGCGGGATATCACCGACGGCAAGCAAATCGAAGCTGCGCTTCGCGACAGCGAGGAGCGGTTTCGCACGCTGGCCGACAATATCCCCCAGTTCGCCTGGATGGCCGACGCGCAGGGTTCACTCGTTTGGTACAACCAGCGCTGGTTCGACTACACGGGCACGACGCTCGACGAGATGCAAGGCTGGGGCTGGACGAAAGTGCATCACCCCGATCACGTGGAGCGCGTCGTCGCCCACGTCTCTCATTGCTGGGAAACCGGCGAAGTCTGGGAAGACCTGTTTCCGCTGCGCGGGGCCGACGGGCAATACCGTTGGTATCTTTCCTACGCGATTCCCATCCGCGACGAACAGGGTAACGTGCTGCGCTGGTTCGGCACCAACACCGACGTTACGGATTTGCGCGAAGCGCAGGAGGCGCTGCGGCAGGCGGACCTGCGGAAAGACGAGTTCTTGGCCACGCTGGCCCATGAATTGCGCAATCCGCTCGCCCCGGTGCGCAGTTCGTTGGAAATTATGAAGCACGCCGGCGCCAACGCGGAACTGATCGAGCAAGCGCGGTTGACGATCGATCGGCAGATGTCGCACTTCGAGCGCTTGGTTGACGACCTGCTGGACGTCTCGCGCATCACGCGCGACAAGCTGGAACTGCGCGTGGCCCGCGTCGAGTTGGCCTCCGTCGTGCATCAGGCCGTGGAATCATGCCGGCCGTTGCTTGAGCATCAGGGACACGACTTTGAAATTGCGCTGCCGGATAAGGCGATCTATGTCGATGTCGACGCGGTGCGCCTCGCGCAAGTGCTGAGCAATTTGCTCAACAATGCCTGCAAATACACGGACCGCGGCGGACGGATTCGGCTTTCGGCTGCGACGGACCGTGGCGACGTGGTGATCTCGGTGAAGGACAACGGCCAAGGCATCCCGGCCGAGATGCTGCCCAGCGTATTCGAGATGTTCACGCAGTTGGTCCGGACGGTGGAACCATCGCACGGCGGGCTCGGCATTGGCCTGACGCTGGTGCGCCGGCTGGTCGAAATGCATGGCGGTACGGTCGAAGCGCTGAGCGAAGGGCCCGGCAAGGGAAGCGAATTCCGCGTGCGCCTGCCGCTCGCCAAACCCGAGGAAGCGACTCCCGTTGCGTTGCCGGTCAAAGACGCGTCGCGGCAAGACGTTACGCAGGCGACCAAGCGAATTCTCGTCGTGGATGACAACCGCGATGCCGCGCAAACGCTCGCCATGTTGTTGAAACTTTCGGGACATGAGACGCGGCTCGCGTTCGACGGTCTGGCAGCGCTCGAAGCCGCCAAAGAGTTTCGGCCGGAGTTGGCGTTCGTGGATATCGGACTACCCAAGCTGAGCGGCCATGAAGTGGCGCGGAGGATTCGCGACGCCGACTGGGGCGCTTCGATGTGTCTCGTCGCCCTCACCGGTTGGGGGCAAGAGGAAGACCGGCGCAAGTCGAGCGAAGCGGGCTTTGACCACCATCTGGTCAAGCCGGTGCATCACGACGATCTCGTCAAGTTGCTGGCATCGCTCAATTCGCATTAAGCGTCGGCGCTAGAACCGTGGCATCTGGCCGATCACGCGGAGCAAGTCTTCCTTGCCGACCGGCTTTGTCACATGATAATCGAAGCCGACCGCCTGGGCGCTTTGGCGATCTTCGTCTTGGCCATAGCCCGTGACGGCCACCAGATAAACTGCCGCCAGCGCGGCGTCGGCTCGCATGGCCTTCGCGACGTCGTACCCGTTCATGCCTTCGGGCAGGCCGATATCACAGAGGACGATCTCCGGCTGGAACGATCGAGCCAACTCCAAACCGGCGTCGCCGTTGCTGGCGGTTCGCACTTGATGTCCGCACAGTTGCAGGATCTTCTCCAGCGGCATCACCGCGTCACGGCGGTCGTCAATGATCAACACGCGCCGCGGTCCCGCGTTGGGTACGGACGACGACGGAGGTTCCGGAATCGGATTCAAGGATCGTGGTAAACGGATGACGAATTGACTACCTCGGCCGAGGCCTTCACTTTGAGCGGAAATACGCCCTTCGTGCAAGGTGACGAGGGCCTGAACGAGCGCCAATCCGAGACCCAGCCCGCCACGGCTCCGTTCAGCGCTGGTATCGGCCTGCACGAATGGCTGGAAAACGCGGGCCAGCATGGCGGCATCCATGCCAATGCCTTGGTCCGCCACAACGATTTCCGCTGAATCAGTCGCTTCGTCCACCCGGAGCGTGACCAATACGTGGTACGGACCGTCGCAAAACTTGTAGCCGTTGTGAATCAGGTTGGTCACCGTTTGCGCAAGCCGCGTGCGATCGCCCCAGACCCAGACTGCTTCGTCCGGCAACAAGACGTCGAGGTCGCATCCCTCGACGAGCTGACTTTTGCGGTAGTCTTCGACGGTCACCCGGATGAGTTCTCGCAAGTCGAGGTGCTCACGGCGCAGGCTCAGTTTGCCCCGCGCGAAGCGCGAAGTATCCAGCAAATCGTCTACCATCCGTCCCATGTGCTTGGCTTGCCGCTCGATCACTTCCTGCATGGCGGCCGCATCACCCTCTGGTCGCAGCACGCGCAATACTTGTACGCCGGAAAGAATGCCGGCCAGCGGATTGCGCAGCTCGTGGGCCAACATGGCGAGAAAGTCGTCCTTACGCCGTTGGCTTTCCAGGAGCGTCAATTCGGCGCCGCGCTGCTCGGTCACGTCGCGAAACACCAGGACCGCGCCGAGCAGGGCGCCGTCGGCGTCGCGAATCGGGGCGGCGCTATCGTCGATGGCGCGCTCCACGCCATCGCGGGCGATCAGTACCGTGTGATTTGCCAGCCCCACGATTTGGCCTTCGCGGAGGGCCCGCGTGGCCGGGCTTTCCACGCGTTCCCGGGTCGTCTCGTTGACGATGTCAAATACCGTTTCCAGCGTTCGGCCCGCGGCGTCTAGATTCGACCAGCCGGTAAGTTTCTCGGCCATGCCATTCAAGGTATGAACGCGACCGCGGGCGTCGGTGGTGATGACGCCGTCGCCGATGCTGAACAGGGTCACGCGCAGTGCTTCGCGTTGTTGATGCAGGTCGTCCGCGAGGGCTTGTCGGGCGGCGAGCTCGTTCCGCAGCCGATAAAACGACGCGCCGGCGATGCCAATGCCGAGCACCGCCGCGCCAGCGCCCATCAGCGCCGCCCGCTCCAGCGAGTTGACGATGGCGTCGCGCGCATCGCGCAGTCGCGCCAAATCCAGCGCCTGGCGTCTCGCCACGACTTGGCGAATCTCGTCCATCACTTGCCGGCCTTCATCCCTTTGAATGACCGCCATGGCATGATCCTGATCGCCGGCGTCCATCAAGCGAATCGTTTCACTCAACTCCGCTTGTTTTCGCCGGATAAGTGCCGTGAATTCCGCGAACCAGGTCGCTTGATCGGGGCGATCGTCGTTGCGTTCCCGCAATTCCGCCAGAGATGTCGAAAGTGTGGACGAAGCGGCGAGATAGGGTTGCAGGTACTCCGGACGGCGCGTGACTACGTAACCGCGCTGGCCGGTTTCCATGTCCTGAACGAGTGAGAAGGTGTCACGTAGGGAGCCAAGAAACTCCACGAGATCGCTGGCCTCGTTCCCTTTCTCGCGTACAACTTGGACGCTGCTCATGGCTGTCCAGGCGCTCGCCAAAAACATCAACACAGCCAGCAGATAACCTAACTTCACATGCGGCGGAACGGTCCCGTGGCGTCGGGGAACGTCCGTACTCAGTGTCGAAATCAACGCTTCCATCGATCGATTCGCGCAACGTGTGAACGACCGAAGCAGTCGGTCGAGAATCAGCCACGGCGCGACCCACCGCCCTGCGCGCCCCCAATCGTCGTCTGGACGATGTGCATGTTAAGCCGGCGCGACTAACTCGTCCACAAGCCGCAGCAACTCGTCCGCGTCGAAAGGCTTCGACAGCACGCGCTCCGCTCCGGCTTCGACGGCCGGGAAGACCTTGTCAATCGTTGTGAAGGCCGTGACGAAGATGGCAGGCAAGGTGGGACTGACCGCCCGAGCCCCGCGTAGCACATCCACGCCGGTCATATCCGGCAATTGGTAGTCAAGGATGGCGAGGTCGTAGGAATTCACGGCGGTCAGTTCCAGGGCTCGTTCCCCGTTCTCCGCGGTGTCGACCGTACACTGGCGACGCCGCAAGACCGTTTTAAGAGCTTCGCGTGCGTATCGGTCGTCGTCCACGACGAGCAATCTGGTAATCGCCATTTTGACCCTTTATCTCCCGCAATGAGTCGCGCGCGACTCCGCTGATGTTTTCGGAACTACTACCCCTAAGCAAACTCGGTGCCGCTCGGATTGCTAAGCGGCAAATGAACGCAAACCGCACGCAGGAAGCGGCATTTATTCAAACCGCTAGATTTCCAGCGCTTGCGATCGCAGCATCGCAGGTCGAATTTCGACCAGTCAGGATAGATTCGGTTCAATCTCGTGCTATACGTGCGATTCGGAGCCGTTCGCGGAATCGAGCGCCGCGTAAGGAAGGAGCTCCGATTTGAGTCGAGCGGTTTCTTCCGAAAGTTCGGGCAGTACGGCCCGGGCCTTGTTGAGATTGGCTTGTCGGCCGCACTCCTCAATGCACTGCGCTTTCGAGACGACCGTGGCAGCGCTAAAGGTGGCCGCCAAGCCCTTTAAGCTGTGCGCCGCGCGTTCGACACGCTGGGCTTCCCCGCGAAGATTCCCCTCGGCGATTTCGCCTAGCAGCCCGTCGACATCTTCGACAAAGCAACGGGCCATCGCGCAAAACAGCGCTTGATCGTCGCCCAACCGTTTGAGGGACTCGCCATAGTTAAAGCAGGTAATCATGGGAAGGCTCGGAGGTTTGCCGCCGGACGCTGTGCCATCGCGCCGGCGGTCGCGATCGGTTCGAGTCATGAATTATGGCTGCATACCGACTTCCAGGGAAAGTCGGCCAGGGTCGGAGGACTACGTGACGTGAACGAGGTCGGGCTCGACGTTCCACTCGGCCAGCTTCGTGCCCAGTTCCAGCATGCATT
The window above is part of the Planctomycetia bacterium genome. Proteins encoded here:
- a CDS encoding Hpt domain-containing protein, coding for MITCFNYGESLKRLGDDQALFCAMARCFVEDVDGLLGEIAEGNLRGEAQRVERAAHSLKGLAATFSAATVVSKAQCIEECGRQANLNKARAVLPELSEETARLKSELLPYAALDSANGSESHV
- a CDS encoding CHASE3 domain-containing protein, which codes for MSSVQVVREKGNEASDLVEFLGSLRDTFSLVQDMETGQRGYVVTRRPEYLQPYLAASSTLSTSLAELRERNDDRPDQATWFAEFTALIRRKQAELSETIRLMDAGDQDHAMAVIQRDEGRQVMDEIRQVVARRQALDLARLRDARDAIVNSLERAALMGAGAAVLGIGIAGASFYRLRNELAARQALADDLHQQREALRVTLFSIGDGVITTDARGRVHTLNGMAEKLTGWSNLDAAGRTLETVFDIVNETTRERVESPATRALREGQIVGLANHTVLIARDGVERAIDDSAAPIRDADGALLGAVLVFRDVTEQRGAELTLLESQRRKDDFLAMLAHELRNPLAGILSGVQVLRVLRPEGDAAAMQEVIERQAKHMGRMVDDLLDTSRFARGKLSLRREHLDLRELIRVTVEDYRKSQLVEGCDLDVLLPDEAVWVWGDRTRLAQTVTNLIHNGYKFCDGPYHVLVTLRVDEATDSAEIVVADQGIGMDAAMLARVFQPFVQADTSAERSRGGLGLGLALVQALVTLHEGRISAQSEGLGRGSQFVIRLPRSLNPIPEPPSSSVPNAGPRRVLIIDDRRDAVMPLEKILQLCGHQVRTASNGDAGLELARSFQPEIVLCDIGLPEGMNGYDVAKAMRADAALAAVYLVAVTGYGQDEDRQSAQAVGFDYHVTKPVGKEDLLRVIGQMPRF
- a CDS encoding response regulator — its product is MAITRLLVVDDDRYAREALKTVLRRRQCTVDTAENGERALELTAVNSYDLAILDYQLPDMTGVDVLRGARAVSPTLPAIFVTAFTTIDKVFPAVEAGAERVLSKPFDADELLRLVDELVAPA
- a CDS encoding PAS domain S-box protein codes for the protein MQDRSSWGGTGFLNRYGVAAVAVALATVIRLSMDPVLGTRSPFATLFFAVLIAAWYGGLGPALFATAIGGFAGAWFWLAPRHSLWIEGTENQGGLALYLAVVLGISLIGGVMRRAQGQAQRSADDANEQRENLRITLGSIGDGVIATDAAGLVTAMNAIAEQLTGWTMAEATGKRLADIFRIVNETTRETVQNPVNKVLAEGRIVGLANHTLLIAKDGRERPIDDSAAPIRDASGQIIGVVLVFRDVTERRHAEEELRRSEQLLSDFFENASVGLHWVAPDGIILRANQAELDLLGYTREEYVGRPIAFFHVDPETIDGILTDLRAGKLLKNRPARMRTKQGTIKDVLINSSVYVEHGKIAHTRCFTLDVTERSRAREVESLLAEVVTSSNDAVITKTMEGVVTSWNAAAERIFGYAAEEAVGRSITMIIPPELQHEEALIQARLRRGERIEHFETRRIAKGGRALNVSLTISPVRDAGGNVIGASKVARDITDGKQIEAALRDSEERFRTLADNIPQFAWMADAQGSLVWYNQRWFDYTGTTLDEMQGWGWTKVHHPDHVERVVAHVSHCWETGEVWEDLFPLRGADGQYRWYLSYAIPIRDEQGNVLRWFGTNTDVTDLREAQEALRQADLRKDEFLATLAHELRNPLAPVRSSLEIMKHAGANAELIEQARLTIDRQMSHFERLVDDLLDVSRITRDKLELRVARVELASVVHQAVESCRPLLEHQGHDFEIALPDKAIYVDVDAVRLAQVLSNLLNNACKYTDRGGRIRLSAATDRGDVVISVKDNGQGIPAEMLPSVFEMFTQLVRTVEPSHGGLGIGLTLVRRLVEMHGGTVEALSEGPGKGSEFRVRLPLAKPEEATPVALPVKDASRQDVTQATKRILVVDDNRDAAQTLAMLLKLSGHETRLAFDGLAALEAAKEFRPELAFVDIGLPKLSGHEVARRIRDADWGASMCLVALTGWGQEEDRRKSSEAGFDHHLVKPVHHDDLVKLLASLNSH